The following proteins come from a genomic window of bacterium:
- a CDS encoding PilT/PilU family type 4a pilus ATPase → MIDVKELLKEAVTKGASDVHIKVKRPPIMRINRQIVITGYDVLKPEDTMNIARSITTEGQWNKLMEEHEVDFAYSENAVGRFRTNIFYQRGSIGIVMRHVRTDILSFEQLGLPKVLEQISLFQRGIILVCGASSSGKSTTLAAVVNYINSNERRHIVTLEDPIEYLHADRESVINQREVGLDTKNFSTALKNVLRQDPDVILIGEMRDADSFTAAVGASDTGHLVLSTLHTANASQAFGRIMDLFPSNERDQVRQQLAFNLKAVVCQRLIKTPDGTGVIPAVEILLNNKTVQKLVIQNKLNKIPDAIEIGRDDGMQTFNQSLFDLIKSKKITVEEGLAKSDSPEMLKMNLQGIYLDESNRIMDDS, encoded by the coding sequence ATGATAGATGTGAAAGAACTTCTCAAAGAAGCTGTAACAAAGGGAGCTTCGGATGTCCATATAAAGGTCAAGAGGCCCCCCATAATGAGAATCAACAGGCAGATAGTGATAACAGGTTATGATGTTTTGAAACCTGAAGATACCATGAATATCGCCAGGTCTATTACCACAGAGGGTCAATGGAACAAACTTATGGAGGAGCATGAAGTTGACTTTGCCTACAGTGAGAATGCGGTCGGGAGGTTCAGGACAAACATATTTTATCAGCGCGGAAGTATAGGTATTGTAATGAGGCATGTCCGGACGGATATTCTTTCTTTTGAACAGCTTGGGCTGCCGAAAGTTCTTGAGCAGATTTCGCTTTTCCAGAGGGGCATCATTTTAGTTTGCGGGGCAAGTTCAAGCGGAAAGTCAACTACTCTGGCGGCAGTGGTCAATTATATTAATTCCAATGAGCGCCGCCATATAGTTACGCTGGAAGACCCTATAGAATATCTTCATGCCGACAGGGAAAGTGTTATCAACCAGAGGGAAGTCGGACTGGATACCAAAAACTTTTCCACTGCGTTGAAAAATGTTCTTCGCCAGGACCCGGATGTGATACTTATCGGGGAAATGCGTGATGCCGACAGCTTTACCGCGGCGGTGGGCGCTTCCGATACGGGCCACCTTGTCCTTAGCACACTGCACACCGCGAACGCCTCACAGGCATTCGGCAGGATAATGGATCTTTTCCCTTCAAATGAAAGGGATCAGGTAAGGCAGCAGCTTGCTTTTAATTTAAAGGCGGTTGTCTGCCAGAGGTTGATAAAGACTCCGGACGGGACAGGCGTTATCCCCGCCGTAGAGATATTATTGAATAATAAGACGGTTCAGAAACTCGTAATCCAGAATAAACTTAATAAGATACCGGATGCCATTGAGATAGGGCGCGATGACGGTATGCAGACTTTCAACCAGTCGCTGTTTGATTTGATAAAATCGAAAAAGATTACTGTTGAGGAAGGTCTTGCAAAATCAGATTCGCCCGAAATGCTCAAGATGAACCTTCAGGGAATTTACCTTGATGAATCAAACCGTATCATGGACGATTCATAA
- a CDS encoding PilZ domain-containing protein, with amino-acid sequence MDENFNINECERRREPRSDKDFSLQLSDSDVVAEAIDITTSGLSCLLNKQLPELSEMKIEFLLPEREDESSISCSGVVVRSTPARRKSDRGRKRFVTALYFLDIDDAAKKKISDFTKQ; translated from the coding sequence ATGGACGAGAACTTTAATATAAATGAGTGTGAAAGAAGGCGCGAACCAAGAAGTGATAAAGATTTTTCGCTGCAGTTGAGCGACTCCGATGTCGTCGCTGAAGCGATAGATATTACCACTTCGGGTTTGAGCTGTCTTTTGAATAAACAATTACCCGAACTTAGCGAAATGAAGATTGAGTTTTTGCTTCCTGAGAGAGAGGATGAGTCTTCTATCAGCTGTTCGGGTGTGGTGGTCCGTTCTACGCCCGCGCGCCGCAAATCCGACAGGGGCCGCAAAAGGTTTGTCACGGCTTTGTATTTTCTTGATATAGATGATGCCGCGAAAAAGAAGATTTCCGATTTTACAAAGCAATAA
- a CDS encoding LacI family transcriptional regulator yields the protein MAVTIRDIAKQAGVSVATISRAINSATRNQVREETRRKIFEIIKKCNYSPDQTARSLSTRRTKVLGLCMPSRASAFSSDYFTGIIIGAIESARKLGYELKIVLLSETTKGLDVSEVSKPSAIDGALLVGTRIHDELIAVFENSDIPWILVNNYSGNKAKTNFVDCDNEKGAYNVVNYLLGKGHRKIAFIKGPEDSRNANDRFAGYTKALKKNGIKPDKLLIKTGNFTEKEGYLAAHDLLSDHNGITAIFCADDEMAVGALQAVKDKGLSCPEDISIVGFDDIRLSRYVNPPLTTVRQPIYEIGKIAAQMLIYVVEGKLTAPVSKILQTELIERDSCAPAAQK from the coding sequence ATGGCTGTTACAATAAGGGATATCGCAAAACAGGCGGGGGTTTCGGTAGCTACTATATCAAGGGCTATTAATTCCGCCACGCGTAATCAGGTCAGGGAAGAGACAAGAAGAAAGATATTCGAGATTATCAAGAAATGCAATTACTCTCCTGATCAGACCGCGAGAAGCCTCAGTACGAGAAGAACCAAGGTATTGGGTTTGTGTATGCCTTCCAGAGCGTCGGCTTTCAGCAGTGATTATTTTACCGGAATCATTATCGGGGCCATAGAATCCGCGCGCAAACTCGGGTATGAACTTAAAATAGTGCTTTTGAGCGAAACGACAAAAGGGCTTGATGTTTCGGAAGTAAGCAAGCCGAGCGCGATTGACGGAGCCTTGCTTGTGGGAACAAGGATACACGATGAATTAATAGCTGTTTTTGAGAATAGTGATATTCCGTGGATACTTGTAAATAATTATTCCGGAAACAAAGCAAAAACGAATTTTGTCGATTGTGATAACGAAAAAGGCGCTTATAACGTGGTAAATTACCTTTTGGGAAAAGGGCACAGGAAAATAGCGTTTATCAAAGGTCCAGAAGATTCAAGGAATGCGAATGACAGGTTTGCCGGATATACAAAAGCGCTGAAGAAGAACGGGATTAAACCCGATAAACTGTTGATTAAAACCGGGAATTTTACCGAGAAAGAAGGATATCTTGCGGCTCATGACCTTCTTTCGGACCACAATGGTATTACCGCTATTTTTTGCGCGGATGATGAAATGGCGGTAGGCGCGCTTCAGGCGGTGAAAGATAAAGGGCTGAGCTGTCCTGAAGATATTTCCATTGTCGGTTTTGACGATATAAGGCTTTCCAGATATGTTAACCCGCCGCTTACGACCGTAAGGCAGCCTATTTACGAGATAGGGAAAATCGCGGCCCAGATGCTGATATACGTCGTGGAAGGTAAATTAACGGCGCCTGTTTCAAAGATATTGCAGACAGAGCTTATAGAACGTGATTCATGCGCGCCCGCCGCGCAGAAATAA
- a CDS encoding malectin domain-containing carbohydrate-binding protein, whose translation MTRVYRIALMCLLSVMILSSSVFSDDVYRKGINCGGKDYTAVDGRKFEMDLPYQENFGFGYSGGNHAVSQNFIEGTKDLPLFQSERWGFSEYRFDVPKGVYLITFYFTEFYFEEPGKRVFDIEVEGKDAIKDLDIVSGYGKDKAVTVQFAVKVMDGQLNISSRASVDNAKISALYVESIPPDAVPPVHPEQPAVFNRDSAVGLLWPPNKEIDIDGYCIFRADVQEGPFEKISEDLISAGAYVDKNVENGKTYFYSLKAVDVFGNESETSEPVEGSPREYTAGDLIILVNCGGEEVEDENGEKYLKDESYNIASGRGYAGGVPREIKTGPAGPALTIREGFDEYIYDVPNGIYKLTFGFVEPDCERIFKRNFSVYVENRRVLNDLDIFARAGRYKLFTDEFITRVEDGQLNIKSGVKYGLPVISFLKIEPFETDGIPPEEVNISKADDREDRVFIIWDAAPENDVIGYNVYRSSDSGKTLKKLNEKPVGVELFKDRDVKTGDNYSYYVSVLDASLNESEKSGAAAVKVEKFSDDEFLDMVQRAGFRFFWDEADQVTGLIKDKTGANFVSVASVGFGLSAMVVAAEREYLPRDVIEKRVLTILRTLNSGPKKFGLYFHYLDFDGGPSKEGYEKVMSTIDSGLLLMGVITAGEYFGGEIKEEADKMIEEANWKAALDKNRNMIFMAWKPSDPNNISGSGTFHSAWDFYTDESIICTVLGISAPLEEHRIDPAAFYSWKRYMGRYQPKTEGYEPTGFFVYSWSGCTFTYQFAHCWIDFALLGKDNPAKFGLQNSAIDWHKNTVEATKAARLYCIDKKDKFKSFGENSWGLSACASKSGYLVVGAMPKGDGWDDPGDGTMPPYGAGSSLPFLPGEVMEALRYYYGLKSGDGERLAWKDEYEGGYGFWDSFNLDNGYVAQEVIGIDQGPLILAIENYRSRLIWESFMKNKYIREGLNRIQFEKKLAVK comes from the coding sequence ATGACCAGAGTTTACAGAATCGCACTGATGTGTTTGTTATCCGTAATGATATTATCTTCATCTGTTTTTTCTGATGATGTTTACCGTAAAGGCATTAATTGCGGCGGAAAAGATTATACAGCCGTTGACGGTAGAAAATTCGAGATGGATTTACCCTACCAGGAGAATTTCGGCTTCGGGTATTCCGGCGGAAATCACGCGGTTTCACAGAATTTCATCGAAGGCACCAAAGACCTTCCCCTGTTCCAATCCGAAAGATGGGGTTTTAGCGAATACAGGTTTGATGTTCCCAAAGGAGTTTATCTTATAACTTTTTATTTTACCGAGTTTTATTTCGAAGAACCCGGAAAGAGGGTTTTTGATATAGAAGTGGAAGGTAAGGACGCGATAAAAGATCTGGATATTGTTTCGGGTTACGGGAAAGACAAAGCAGTGACGGTTCAGTTTGCCGTTAAAGTAATGGACGGACAGCTGAATATATCATCGAGGGCATCCGTTGATAACGCGAAGATTTCCGCTTTATATGTTGAAAGCATCCCGCCGGATGCCGTTCCGCCCGTTCATCCTGAACAGCCTGCGGTTTTCAACAGGGATTCGGCGGTCGGACTCCTGTGGCCGCCTAATAAGGAGATTGATATTGACGGGTACTGCATATTCAGGGCCGATGTTCAGGAAGGTCCGTTTGAAAAAATAAGCGAAGATTTGATTTCCGCCGGCGCGTATGTCGATAAAAATGTTGAAAACGGGAAAACTTATTTTTATTCCTTAAAAGCGGTTGATGTTTTTGGCAATGAGAGCGAAACTTCCGAACCTGTTGAAGGTTCTCCCCGTGAATATACAGCGGGGGATCTTATCATACTGGTTAATTGCGGAGGAGAGGAAGTTGAGGATGAAAACGGTGAAAAATATCTGAAAGATGAAAGTTATAATATAGCTTCCGGCAGAGGTTATGCGGGAGGCGTCCCGAGAGAAATCAAAACCGGCCCGGCCGGGCCCGCCCTTACGATCAGGGAAGGGTTTGATGAATATATATATGATGTTCCTAATGGTATCTACAAGCTGACTTTTGGGTTTGTGGAACCGGATTGCGAGAGGATTTTTAAGAGAAATTTCAGCGTATATGTCGAAAACAGAAGGGTTTTGAACGATCTGGATATATTTGCCCGCGCGGGCAGATATAAATTGTTTACGGATGAATTTATTACCAGGGTTGAAGACGGGCAGCTTAATATTAAATCGGGCGTCAAATACGGCCTGCCGGTCATTTCTTTCCTGAAAATCGAACCTTTTGAAACCGACGGCATCCCGCCTGAAGAAGTTAATATATCGAAGGCGGATGACAGGGAGGACAGGGTCTTTATAATCTGGGACGCCGCGCCTGAGAATGATGTGATAGGTTATAACGTTTATCGCTCATCCGATAGCGGAAAAACCCTGAAAAAATTGAATGAGAAACCGGTAGGTGTGGAGCTTTTCAAAGACAGGGATGTTAAAACGGGAGACAATTACTCGTATTATGTTTCGGTCCTTGACGCTTCATTGAATGAGAGCGAAAAGTCCGGCGCGGCTGCCGTAAAAGTTGAAAAATTTTCAGATGACGAATTCCTGGATATGGTCCAGCGCGCGGGTTTCAGGTTTTTCTGGGATGAGGCCGACCAGGTTACGGGCCTGATAAAGGATAAGACAGGCGCGAATTTTGTCAGTGTGGCCTCAGTCGGTTTCGGGCTTTCGGCAATGGTTGTCGCGGCTGAGAGAGAATACCTGCCGAGAGATGTTATCGAGAAAAGGGTATTGACTATACTCAGGACACTTAACAGCGGCCCGAAAAAGTTCGGCCTTTATTTCCATTATCTTGATTTTGACGGAGGCCCTTCAAAAGAGGGTTACGAAAAAGTAATGTCCACAATTGATTCGGGCCTGCTTTTAATGGGAGTGATTACAGCCGGTGAATATTTCGGGGGAGAAATAAAGGAAGAAGCGGATAAGATGATAGAAGAGGCGAACTGGAAGGCCGCTCTCGACAAAAACAGGAATATGATATTTATGGCGTGGAAACCGTCGGATCCGAACAATATCAGCGGAAGCGGGACATTTCATTCGGCATGGGATTTCTATACAGATGAAAGCATAATATGCACTGTCCTCGGAATTTCGGCTCCGCTGGAGGAGCACAGGATAGACCCCGCGGCTTTCTATTCATGGAAAAGATATATGGGAAGATATCAGCCCAAGACAGAAGGTTATGAGCCTACGGGATTTTTCGTTTACAGCTGGAGCGGATGCACGTTCACTTATCAGTTTGCCCATTGCTGGATAGATTTTGCGCTGCTTGGAAAAGACAATCCCGCTAAGTTCGGCTTGCAGAATTCGGCTATTGACTGGCATAAGAATACGGTTGAGGCGACGAAAGCAGCCCGTCTTTACTGCATCGACAAGAAAGATAAGTTCAAATCATTCGGGGAAAACAGCTGGGGCCTTTCTGCCTGTGCCAGCAAAAGCGGTTACCTTGTCGTAGGCGCTATGCCCAAAGGAGACGGATGGGATGATCCCGGCGACGGCACGATGCCGCCGTATGGAGCCGGTTCTTCTCTTCCTTTCCTGCCCGGTGAGGTTATGGAAGCCCTGAGGTATTATTATGGGCTGAAAAGCGGGGATGGCGAAAGGCTGGCCTGGAAAGATGAATATGAAGGGGGATATGGTTTCTGGGACAGTTTTAATCTTGACAACGGTTATGTCGCGCAGGAAGTTATCGGGATAGACCAGGGGCCGCTTATACTTGCTATAGAGAATTACAGAAGCCGGCTGATATGGGAAAGCTTTATGAAAAACAAATATATCAGGGAGGGACTTAACAGAATCCAGTTTGAGAAGAAACTGGCGGTTAAGTGA